DNA sequence from the Cyprinus carpio isolate SPL01 chromosome A9, ASM1834038v1, whole genome shotgun sequence genome:
ttggcatacagctcatgaaaacccaaaattcctatctcaaaaaattagcatatttcatccgaccaataaaagaaaagtgtttttaatacaaaaaaaggcaaccttcaaataattatgttcagttatgcactcaatacctggtcgggaatccttttgcagaaatgactgcttcaatgcggcgtggcatggagacaatcagcctgtggcactgctgaggtgttatggaggcccaggatgcttcgatagcggccttaagctcatccagagtgttgggtcttgcgtctctcaacttttctcttcacaatatcccaaagattctctatggggttcaggtcaggagagttggcaggccaattgagcacagtaataccatggtcagtaaaccatttaccagtggttttggcactgtgagcaggtgccaggttgtgctgaaaaacgaaatcttcatctccataaagcttttcagtagatggaagcatgaagtgctccaaaatctcctgatagctagctgcattgaccctgcccttgataaaacacagtggaccaacaccagcagctgacatggcaccccagaccatcactgactgtgggtacttgacactggacttcaggcattttggcattttccttctccccagtcttcctccagactctggcaccttgatttccgaatgacatgcaaaatttgctttcatccgaaaaaagtactttggaccactgagcaacagtccagtgctgcttctctgtagccccaggtcaggtgcttctgccgctgtttctggttcaaaagcacacgcctgtgcacggtggctctgaaTGTTTCTACTctagactcagtccactgcttccgcaggtcccccaaggtctggaatcggtccttctccataatcttcctcagggtccggtcacctcttctcgttgtgcagcgttttttgccacaccttttccttcccacagacttccctcTGAGtagccttgatacagcactctgggaacagcctattcgttcagaaatttctttctgtgtcttaccctctcgcttgagggtgtcaatgatggccttctggacagcagtcaggtcggcagtcttacccatgattgcggttttgagtaatgaaccaggctgggagttttttaaaagcctcaggaatcttttgcaggtgtttagagttaattagttgattcagatgattaggttaatagctcgtttagagaaccttttcatgatatgctaattttttgagatgtgagctgtatgccaaaatcatcagtattaaaacaataaaagacctgaaatatttcagttggtgtgcaatgaatctaaaatatatgaaagtttaatttttatcattacattatggaaaataatgaactttttcacaatatgcaattttttttaaagaaggacctgtatatatatattcatctcattatgtgacatttttcttttgaattttgagCTACAGTATGTGGCAACTCTTCATTTGTACTGATAAATCTTAATGCAGTGGTGCATGCTGTCTGACACAACTAGAAGATCATTAGGTAAAAGTGCCAGTCCACGTGGGCTGCTAAGTCCATCAGACAAAATAACTCGTCCTGCCCCTTCAGAAGGATATAGAAGTACCCGATGTTTTTCTCCCCAGTCTGCCACCATAACAGACCCATCCTTATCAATGCAGAGGCCCCAAGGACAGGAGAGTATGGGCCCTAAGCTAGAACAAACACCCAGGATTCGTAGGGTGTCCATCCCTAAAATCTTCACACAAGGCTCCTGCCCTATTTCACTGCCTCGCTCAGACACTGCGATCAGACCAGAGTACAGGCATGCTGCGACCAGGTAAGGCCTGTGGAAACCGGTCACCACAGTGCGTTCCAATCTGGAGCCAGTTTTAGGTTCAAGTTTTAGTGCTGTAAGAGTACCCTTTCGTATATCTGCAACTAGGAATTCATCTCTTTGGGTGACTGTCACTCCCCTCGGTGCTTCCAACTCATCTCGAGGTACTCCTGCAATGTAGGGTCCCCCTCCAAATGTTTGTAGAAGACGCCCATGCCGACTAAGGATCAGGAGAGCCCTTTCAGCTGCACAGCTCAGAGCAATCAAACCCTTGGCATTGACAGCCACATCAAAGTAATTGCGGCAACGTTGTGAGGAGCCTCCCAAGTCATTACTTGGAGAAGTCACTTGTTGTAGGATATTGCCATGGGCATCAGTTACCTGGACACGAGCATTCCCACAATCCACAAAGAACAGCTGACCTTGCGGTGTTGCGTGGACACCACTGGGCAGAGTGAGATCAGCACGTCCTGAGCCTTGTTTACCAAACTGCCGGACAAGACGCACCTGCTCTGGTGCTAATGATTCAGCATCCTCCTCTAACTCTAGAAGGGCTGGCTCACTCCTCTCTCCACGCAATTTGTTCTCATTTAGAGAATTCTGCCGTCCTGATGTAAAGTGGTTCCGTCTTTTCTGAGATGAGTTATCGATAACAGACATAGAGAGTGAACGAGACACTCTACTGGAACAAGAAGCATGTTGTTGGGTGTTCTTTTGAGAGAAGTTACCATGACTGGGACAGGATTTAGTCCGTGATACCTCATTTCGTTTTTGGAAGTTGGGGCTTGTGAGTGAGGATAAATGACTCTTAGTTACACTCCATATGCTTGATTGGTGTGTTCTGGTTTCACTGAGGGGTCTGTTGCAGTAGGAAATGTCAGCAGCTGATCTGGAGAGGCGAGCAGTATGACGCTGGGAGTTGGTAAAATCTCTGGGGGCGCTGATAATGAAGGTGTACCCAGAATCTACACTCTCTGCAGGGGATGGTGCACGGTTTTGTGGGTGGTCATCTGAGGATGCACTTAATTGAGAACAAGACCTACCACAAAGGAAGTGGTTGTTGCTGCCTTGACTAGAGATGATCTCTCTGGGGCTCTGTGGTGATGTAGATCCAGTCCTTCTTGCATGATTTTTATGGTCAAACTGATGCAAGAACCAGCCACCTTGTTCTTGATGACCTTGTTCTGGAGATGGAGAGAGTTCTTGTTGCCTTCTTGCTCTCTGTGAAGCAAACTGTGTGATTGGTCCATTTTGTATTCGGGCAAAATCCTCACCCTCTGACTCACCATGACTAAGTGATGGCACAGCCAAAAAGAGCTCATCTTCTTTGCATTCAGATGAAGGAGATTCACACTCATCCTCCTGTGATGTATCACGTTCACATGGGACAAGTTTAGGGGATCTGTGACACAGTTGTGGGGACTGACGTTTCACCTCTTCCCCTGATTCTTCATCACTTGGGGCTGACAAACAGAGCTTCCGGACAACCCTCAAGTTCCCACTATTAATGGATGAGTGACTTGGATTAGGCCCTGGAGATAGGACTTGGTTTTGTCCAGGACTTGTTCCATCAGGTGTGCTCAGTCCCTCTCCACTGACATGAGCCACACCGCGTGCTTCATTGGCATGGAGGGAACACATTTGCCCCTGCTGCCCACAGCCTCCAACAGGAAAATAAACATTGTGGTCTTGTATTTTGATTTCACCAAAAGTTACAGCATTTGGTTGGGCACTTGGTTTAAAAGATACACGACTGAGTGTAAGCGAGACTTCCCAAGGTTGGACTAGTTCTGCAACACCCTTAAGAAGCTGGTCCCGCTTCAGATCGCACTCTCGATCTTTATTACCATCCCCACCACCACATTTCTTTATTAGCTCTCGAAGTTTAATGACTTTATATAATCGCTGGTCTATCAATCTTTGTCCAACACTTATGGCTGCTCCATTGTCCCTCTGCACCTGTCTGCGCTGTAGGTCCCGGTGATCCTGTTCTACCCTTTCCAGTAGACGACGTTCCTCCCTTTGTGCTCCAAGCAGTGCACGCTCCACACCTCGACCTACAGTCTGCGCTTCAGTCACTTGTTGCTCCCTCAGACGTCTGAGCTCTGTTTCACATCTTGCTAAATCACATAGTGCCTGGGTAGCCCAACATGGTAAGGAAAGCAAAGAGGCTACCTGAGTAGGCTTTGGGCCCTCATGACCTTCTATGTCTGACTGTGCCGTTGGGCTTAGAGGGGGCTGTGGAGATATGCTAGGGGAAGTTTTGTTGCTCATTGGAGATGCAGCAGACATTTTTGCAGGGAATTAGTAAAGGCTTATTTGCAGAGGCTTGTATCTATTTTGGACCTGTTAGGAGAGGTACAGAGAAAAAGGGAATAAAATTGAGGCTATTAGAAAAATGATCTTCATTGCactaatttgtatttaatattatggcattaagacaaataaaaaaacatgaatttaattcTCATATAATTGAAATGTGTAATATCATAGTGTGACAttaaagcacaaaacaaacagGTAATGAAAACTCAGAAGATCAGAAGATCCTCTCTTAGATGAAAGTTTAATCTTCATTTTACGACactcattttattaatgttactgtCAAACAGGTTTCACATCAACTTTACAAACACTCAAATTAGCTGAAAATTCTAAAAGATTTTAAGGGAAAAAGTAGATAAGAAATCCAGCCAGCAATCAGTGTGCTGCAACACATAATCAACATTTCATGAAACATGTCTACAGCCCTCTTTTGAAACTGACCTTTACAGTATGTGGAACCACTATTacttatttatacagtattaaatatttttgtctcaaaatgaaaaataaactgcaaaGACCTGCTTATGTCACTTATGTGAATAAAACACCTCAAAGCGCTTTTCAGGTCAAGCACTCATGCATCATCAATACTCTCCTTACAGTTTAGGAAAAAGTAGTTGCTTTCCTGTAACCTATGGCAACCAAAGTCATGACAACAGCAGCCATTACAACATAAAGATACcacagtaaaaataaacaatgaatacaacaattaaataattgtaatacaGAATAAATTCATGTATTATAATTAGcataacatataattatatataatatagcaataatgtgcaatatattttaaaaatgggtaTTAAGGTGACAGTAGTGCAGGAGcaattttttaacaatgttatgCAATTAAATAACACCagtttttacatcaaaatatcatgttttggATTGTATcttcagaaatattaaaacatttaaagaagcAAATCAAATAAGCAAATAAGCAAAATGCCTTGTAGGTGAAATTATAAGTTGTTTCATCTTACCTTTTTTATTGCCAGAGCTAAGATGTTTCTTGGAGAGATAACAACATAACACTCAACCCATTGTTTCAGGCTGTTGTACTGACTGAAAGTAGGGAACCTTGCTTCTGGAATTTGATATGGTTCACTGTCTCGTGGAACAGTTGCTGAGTACATTTGAGAGGGCAATCAGTGAAACAAGACCAGAGAACAAAcaatgcacattttgtttgtcttttctgaCTGCCTTTATATTACTGATGTATCAACTATATAttgaacattatttattattactgattatttatttgccctttattaatagtattattatcaGTTCTCTTTATTACTTTCTCATATTTAAGAATTGCAAAGAAAGTGTTTCTTTCCCACAGTACTGATGTGCATGTGACAAACAAAACTTTGACATTGACTGACAGATGGAAAGCCGAGAAACTCTGACAGAACTGATGAATTGAGGAACCAAGGATTGGCTAGAGAAAGACTACTGGAAAACACAGAGAAATTGTGGCTGACAGACAAATATGAGCAaaggagagggagagacagaTAGAAGAAAGGGAGTCAGAATATTTCTAGCACCGAGGAGATTATTAGCATTTCAAATTCAGGGAGGCAGGCAGTGAACGAAAGAGGACAGCATATATGTGGGAGGCAAAAGAcagactaaaaagaaaaaaaatgtcatcacaaAACTGAAAAGTGCAATTGCTCTCCTTTGCTCACTTGTATTTTCACTCTGCAGCCTTCTATCTCAGCTCTTCAGGCCCAGTATGACATCAGGCTACACATCAGCGCAACACTCCAATACTTAATTCATGATGAGGTTTAAAGCAGTTGAGTCCAAAGTGTGCATGTGTAGTGGGAGGAAGAGATACTGCAAGTAAAGAAAAGTAGGTTATTATCAGAGTACATGAAGATTCATGCTGTGAATATAGCGAATGATAGCAGTGCATACCTAAGATGCATGATAAACATAATGCAGTatcttttagatttaaaaaaaaaaaaaaactggcagacTATAAGCTGGATAAATGGCAATTTACAACAATCTAAAGAAAAGGTTTAGCAGCAAAATTTCACCTTGTGTAATGTAGTACAATATTTCCCATTCAGGTACAATCTGAGACACCTACttaatttaatactattttacagCACTAGTCCTGATCGGTTCTGTTTGAGAGACAATGGTATAAAAGAGAGGAGGGACACGGTAGAAATATGGATGCAAGCAAGACATGCCAAGCaggaaactaaatgaaataatgaCAGTCACCATTTGGCAAATCATCAAAGTTTTCTCTgtgtgtagttaaaaaaaaaaataataataataatgtgtccaATTGTGATGGCATGAAGATGATTCAGTCCAAGAGAGTGTAAGACGatttataaatcttaaaaaaaaaaagattgccaaTGTCGTCTAAGGTTTCCGCAGTCTGGGTGAAATTACGTCTTTTGTACGATAATTTAGAAAAATGGAGATTAAACCATTGCATTGCAGTAGAAATTTAAATAGTCATTTAAATAACTGTAACATTGCATGCAAAGTCATCTGATAtggtgcatgtgtttgtgtgtcctccTGTGTCTTTTCTGTAGATATCCTCTTACATTACTTCCTACATTATCTATGAGGAGCTGCTGCAGATGAACTCTGCATACTGGCTTTGTACAAGAAGGACAGTGAACAAAAGCGATGAACTATTTTTAGTGTGCAATAAACAGTTACCAAACTAAATATGTATCTTCATGCAAGagcaattaattataaatatcacTCCACTAAACAAAGTTCAAACTGGCAGTGCCAGATAACATTGTGATAACATTTCAAACTACTTATTTATAACCAAATAAACGTAACACAAGTAATTCACGTATTCAGGTATTCAATGATATTCATTAACTGCTCTAAAACcattgtaaatcatttaaaacatagTATTtctttaaacaactttaaaatgaTTGGTAATAAGaagaaaacatgaacatattTCAAAAGTGGTGTATAAGACAAacctaataacaaaaaaaacaacaacaaaaaaagattccctatcgatactacactcgtactgcTTCGTAAGCCATttaaggtcaagtcaagtcacctttatttatatagcgctttatacaaaacagattgtgtcaaagcaactgaacaacattacttaggaaaacagtgtgtcaataatgcaaaatgacagttaaaggcagttcatcattgaattcagtgatgtcatcattcagctcagttcagtttaaatagtatctgtgtaattatttgcaatcaagtcaacgatatcgctgtatatgaagtgtccccaactgagcaagccagaggcaacagcggcaaggaaccaaaactccatcggtgacagaatgaagaaaaaaccttgggagaaacaaggctcagttggggggccagttctcctctggccagatgaaaccagcagttcgattccaggctgcagcaaagtcagattgtgcagaagaatcatctgtttcctgtggtcttgtcctggtggtcatctgagacatgGTCTTTACAgcgtatctggggctcatctagttgtcctggtctccgctgtctttcagggctgtagaggtcccttctaggtgctgatccaccatctgggctggatacgtactggatccaggtgactgcagtgaccatctgatctggatacagactggatctggtgcctacggtgacctcggaataagggagaaacagactaatattagcgtagatgccattcttctaatgatgtagcaagtacatcgggtgttatgggaagtgttagGCTAAGACGCTATGGGTATAATATAATCACAAAGTGCTATCGGAAAGGATGACCGGGTATTCGCCCAGAGCACTAAGAAGGGCTTGTAACGAATACGTAAAATATCCCAGACCAGTCGGGGATGTAATTACACCAGTCATCTTGCTGACCTCCTACAGTTCAGGCGCCAAGGGGCCTGAGAATGTGTAGGAGACAAAGCTAACCCCAGAGACCCAGACGCAGTCGGGGTCCTAGGCTGGACAACTAGCAAAAACTGACCATGACGTTGTGCTTATGCTGACAGGACCTGCGTTTGTAGTGCAGGAACATCCAGGTTGTAGAACCTGACAAATGTGGATGGTGAGGCCCAGCCAGCCGCTGCACATATTTCTGCGATAGACACGCCACTAGACCAAGCCCATGAGGAGGCCATGCCCCTTGTGGAGTGTGCTCTAACTCCTATTGGACATTGGAGCCCGGAGGATGAGTAAGCGATAGCTATTGCGTCCACTATCCATCTGGATAGCCTTGGCTTCGAGACCGAATGACCCTTGGTGTGGCCTCCGAAGCACACAAAGAGCTGTTCCGACTGTCGAAAAGAGAGGCGGAACGGTCAATGTAGGCTCTCAAAGCCCTGACAGGGCAGAGTAAGTTTAACTTCTGATCAtcctgaggaggaggaagagtgaAGAGAACAACAATCTGGTCTCTGTATGGAGTGGAGAGAACCTTATGGACATACCCGTGCCTTGGCTTCAGGACGACATTGGAGTCGCCaggcccaaactcaagacaaGAGGGGCCCACGGAGAGCGCCTGTAAGTCTCCAACTTCCTTAATCGATGCTAGCGGCACTATCAGAGCAGTTTTCAGTGACAGAGAACTTAAGTTGGCAGTCTGAAGTGGTTCGAAGGGCGGCTCTTTGAGGCCCCTAAGAACCGTGGATAGATCCCATGTGGGGATTGTGAAGAGGCGAGGAGGGTTCAGCCTTCTGGACCCCTTCAGAAAACAAACAACCAGGTTGTTTTTACCCACAGACTGCCCGGCTATAGGAGCATGAGAGGCTGCAATAGCCGCAACACAGACTTTAAGGGTAGAGGGAGTACGGACCCTATCCATTAAGTCTTGGAGGAAGGACAATATCTGAGATATGTCACAAATGAACGGGTCTTCACCCCAGGCTGTGCACCAGGCGGTAAAAACCAACCATTTAAGGCTACAGAGGTGCCTTGTCGATGGAGCTCTAGCCTGTAATATAGTATTCATAATGCTCTCTTGGAGGTCTACCGACTCTCATCAAGAGGCTATACATGGAGAGCCCACAGCTCGGGCCTGGGATGCCATATCATTCGGTTCACTTGAGAGAGGAGGTCCAGTCTCAATGGGCCATGGCTCCGCTAGCGACAGCTGCAACAGGGTCTGGGGTGCCATATCGTTCTGTACTCTTGAGAGAGGAAGTCCCGTCTCAATGGGATCGGCCATGGCTCCCCTAGTGACAGCTGTGACAAGTCCGAGAGCCATGGTTGGCTCCTCGACAGAGGGGCTACCAGGAGGACCTTGTGTGCATCCTCCCTGATTCGTCTGATGACCTGGGGGATCAGAGCGATCAGGGGAAAAGCATAAAGGAGGAGACTGGGCCACTCGTGGGCCAGGGCATCCTTGACTTTTGAAAAATAGATTGGACAATGAGAATTGTCTCtggaggcgaagaggtcgacctctgccctCCCAAAGACGTCCCAAGTCCTTTAAACAGTCTGGGGATGGAGCCTCCACTCCTCCGAGGGAAGGTTGCCCCGGGACAACATGTCCACCACTGTGTTCAGAACGTCCTGCACATGCACTGCCCTCAGCGAGAACAGGTGGTGCTGGGCCCAATCTAAGATGCCTTTCACTAGAGTGAATAGGGGTTTTGAGGAGAGCCCGCCCTGGCGATTTATGAaggacaccactgtcatgttGTCCGTCCGGACTAGGACGTGGTTCCCTGCCAGGAGTGGTAAGAAAGCGTAGAGAGCTCGACATACAGCCAGCATTTCCAGGCGGTTGATATGGAGCTTGCTTTCTGTACTCGTCCAAACACCAAAGGTTGGATGACCTTCGCACAGGGCTCCCCAGCCCGTCTTGGAAGCATCTGTGAAGATGACTTTCCACCTGCCAACTATCCCCACCACTGCCCCCTGCTCGTACCAGCTGGGGTTCGTCCAAGGGGCCAGGGTTGCACTGCACGTCTGGCTCACCTTGATCATGTGACAACCGTGCCGCCAGGCATGGGGCGGGACTTGAGGTTTTAGCCAAAACTGTAGTGGCCGCATGTAAAGCAGGCCCAGCTGCAGAGCTGGCGATGCTGAGCTCATGAGACCTAGCATCTTTTGAAACCTCTTGAGCGGCAGATCATTTCCAGGCGTAAAGGTTTCCGCGAGCTGCCGAATGGCCAGAACTCACTCTGGCGAGACTACGGCCCAAGTCGATAATTGTCCCCAGGAACATGATACACTGGCTGGGGGACAACAAACTCTTGGAAAAACTGATCCTGAGCCCCAAACACTCTAAAGTGGTTGAGGAGGAGGAATCTGTGAGCCACCAGCTCCGCCTCTGACTAGGCCAAAATGAGCCAGTCGTTGAGGTAATTCAGTATGCGCACttccatctgtctcagaggggagagAGCTGCAtctatgcacttcgtaaaagcGCTGGGAGCCAGGGACACCCCGAATGGAATGATATTGATATTGCCGTGTATTGATATGCCACTCCCTCAAAAGCGAATCTCAAGAAGCgcctgtgatggggggctatctggatgtgaaagtaagcatctttcaaatctagggaaaagaaccagtcccctgggcGTATTTGCATGAGGATCTGCTTCAAAGTGATCATTCTGAATGAGCACTTCATCAGGGCCTGGTTCAGATGCCTTAAATCGAGGATGGGTCTGAGACAGCCATCCTTTTTGGGGACGAGGAAGTACCGGCTGTTGAAGCCTGACTCACTCTGCGCTGGGGGGACCACTTCTATGGCCCTTTTCGACAGCATAGATTTTAGCTCTGATCAAAGGACATGCATATCCTCAGCTGTCACAGAGGATAGGACCACGCCGTTGAATAACAGGGGCCTTTGAGTGAATTGCAGTACGTAACCTCGTTTTATTGTTTTCAACACCCATTCTGACACTCCGGGGATGGTCTGCCATGCCTCGGCCCACATGGTGAGGGGTTGAATTGGTTCGGGCACTGAGTCACTGTAAGGAACTGTGTGAAAAAGTGTCACATAGCCTGGGACGACATTTGTGCAGTGGTGAAGCGCTCAGCAAACCCATCCACAGCGGGGCCAAAAAGACCAGCGGGGGAGACAGGCGAGTCGAGGAAGACTGTTTTATCTGCGTCCTTGATCTCCGTCAGATTTAGCCAGAGGTGGCGTTCCAACACCACCTAGCTGGCCATCGAACACTCAATAGCCTGGGCGGTGGCCTTAGTAGCACGCAGGGCCAGGTCCGTCGTATTGCTTCACTCCATAAATGTGGCCGGGTTTTGCCCCACTTCGTCCATGGTGTGAAGGAGCTTTGCCTGGTACACTTGAAGCACTGCCATGGAGTGCAATGCCGAAGCAGCCTGGCCGGCTGAGGCGTAAGCTCTTCACTCCATCCAATGGCAGCAGGCGGGCACAGGTGTGCAGCCATGGCTTCGTCCACTGGAGGGATCTTCTTATAGCCCTTCTGCCCCACGCTGTCAACCGCAGTGAGGCTGTGAGAGGCAGATGTTTTGAGGGGGGCAGAGTAAGGGGTGCGCCACGACTTCGTGAGCTCCTCGTGGACCTCAGGGAAGAAGGGTGCAGCCCTCTGTGGAGGGGCCTGGCGGTGTCCCGGCAGGAACCACTCGTCTAGTCGGCTGCATGAGGGCTCCTCAGGCGCAGACCCCTCCAGCCCAAGTTCCTCGACAGCCGTAGACAGGACATGGATCAGCTCGGTGTCCACAGAAGTCCTGGCATCGACCGGCTGGGAAGATGAAAAGGGGGGCGGGGTCCTGAGTCGAGCCCTTgctctttttaaacaaaactcaGCAAAAGCAGGTGGAAGTGCTGAAGCGCAATCAAAACT
Encoded proteins:
- the LOC122146143 gene encoding uncharacterized protein LOC122146143 produces the protein MSAASPMSNKTSPSISPQPPLSPTAQSDIEGHEGPKPTQVASLLSLPCWATQALCDLARCETELRRLREQQVTEAQTVGRGVERALLGAQREERRLLERVEQDHRDLQRRQVQRDNGAAISVGQRLIDQRLYKVIKLRELIKKCGGGDGNKDRECDLKRDQLLKGVAELVQPWEVSLTLSRVSFKPSAQPNAVTFGEIKIQDHNVYFPVGGCGQQGQMCSLHANEARGVAHVSGEGLSTPDGTSPGQNQVLSPGPNPSHSSINSGNLRVVRKLCLSAPSDEESGEEVKRQSPQLCHRSPKLVPCERDTSQEDECESPSSECKEDELFLAVPSLSHGESEGEDFARIQNGPITQFASQRARRQQELSPSPEQGHQEQGGWFLHQFDHKNHARRTGSTSPQSPREIISSQGSNNHFLCGRSCSQLSASSDDHPQNRAPSPAESVDSGYTFIISAPRDFTNSQRHTARLSRSAADISYCNRPLSETRTHQSSIWSVTKSHLSSLTSPNFQKRNEVSRTKSCPSHGNFSQKNTQQHASCSSRVSRSLSMSVIDNSSQKRRNHFTSGRQNSLNENKLRGERSEPALLELEEDAESLAPEQVRLVRQFGKQGSGRADLTLPSGVHATPQGQLFFVDCGNARVQVTDAHGNILQQVTSPSNDLGGSSQRCRNYFDVAVNAKGLIALSCAAERALLILSRHGRLLQTFGGGPYIAGVPRDELEAPRGVTVTQRDEFLVADIRKGTLTALKLEPKTGSRLERTVVTGFHRPYLVAACLYSGLIAVSERGSEIGQEPCVKILGMDTLRILGVCSSLGPILSCPWGLCIDKDGSVMVADWGEKHRVLLYPSEGAGRVILSDGLSSPRGLALLPNDLLVVSDSMHHCIKIYQYK